A window of the Synechococcus sp. JA-3-3Ab genome harbors these coding sequences:
- a CDS encoding NAD(P)H-binding protein: MNVLVVGATGTLGRQVVRRAIEEGHQVTCLVRNPAKAAFLSEWGAHLKVGNLLQPSTLRAAMEGVEAVIDCATVRVTDTLSARQVDWDGKVALINAARAAQVGHFIFFSIMGAQHEYPNVPLMNFKHHIEKYLIGSQMPYTIFRPAGFMQGLIGQYAIPILEEQIVWVASESIPTAYLDTLDAARFAVRALSVEAAKQQVFPLVGPKAWTSQEVIALCEQLSGKKAKVRTIPLGVLRGARRVAQFFQWSWNIADRLAFVEVIAAKEPMYADMTPVCEALGIELASLTSLEDYLAEYFQKMLKRIRELKVKQPKVKRPF; encoded by the coding sequence ATGAACGTGCTGGTTGTGGGGGCAACGGGAACGCTGGGCCGTCAGGTGGTGCGGCGGGCCATCGAAGAGGGGCATCAGGTTACCTGTCTGGTGCGGAACCCAGCCAAGGCTGCTTTCTTGAGCGAGTGGGGGGCTCACCTCAAGGTGGGGAACCTACTGCAGCCCAGCACGCTCCGAGCGGCGATGGAAGGCGTCGAGGCGGTGATCGACTGTGCCACGGTGCGAGTAACCGACACCCTCAGCGCCCGCCAGGTGGATTGGGATGGCAAAGTTGCTCTGATCAATGCGGCACGGGCTGCCCAAGTGGGGCATTTTATCTTTTTCTCCATCATGGGTGCTCAGCACGAGTACCCTAATGTGCCCCTGATGAATTTCAAGCACCACATCGAGAAATACTTGATCGGATCCCAGATGCCCTACACCATCTTTCGTCCGGCGGGCTTTATGCAGGGATTGATCGGCCAGTACGCCATCCCGATTTTGGAAGAGCAAATTGTTTGGGTAGCCAGCGAGAGCATCCCCACGGCCTACCTCGACACCCTAGATGCAGCTCGATTTGCCGTGCGAGCCCTCAGCGTCGAAGCCGCCAAGCAGCAGGTCTTTCCCTTGGTGGGACCCAAGGCCTGGACTTCCCAAGAGGTCATCGCTCTCTGTGAGCAGCTTTCCGGCAAAAAGGCCAAGGTTCGAACCATACCACTGGGGGTCTTGCGGGGAGCGCGCAGGGTGGCCCAGTTTTTTCAGTGGAGCTGGAACATTGCCGACCGGCTGGCGTTTGTGGAGGTAATTGCCGCCAAAGAGCCGATGTATGCCGACATGACGCCTGTGTGCGAAGCCTTGGGCATTGAACTGGCTTCCCTGACCTCCCTTGAAGACTACCTGGCTGAGTATTTCCAAAAGATGTTGAAACGGATTCGCGAGCTGAAGGTTAAACAACCCAAGGTCAAGAGGCCCTTCTAG
- a CDS encoding ABC transporter ATP-binding protein: protein MSETVAPSPEATDLHPEPAIAISGLTKTYRTGFWLNKVVSPLKDFSLTVARGETFGLLGPNGAGKTTTIKCLLGIVEPTSGRGTLLGKPLGDRSIKQRVGYLPENPYFYDYLTAWEFLYFAGKVFRLSDSLLKERIPQLLELVGLSIDTARKKQLRTYSKGMLQRTGMAQALINDPELVFLDEPMSGLDPMGRYQMREIILSLKQQGKTVFFNSHILGDVEVICNRVGLMVGGKLVQQGTLDELLGQSKSYHVQGHGGAIDQFRDRLEHFSIQGSHWSGEWGGSLPELLTLLSQAGAVVTDLHLQRQSLEEFFVDQVRAIEGDRPVSA from the coding sequence ATGAGCGAGACGGTTGCCCCCTCCCCTGAAGCGACTGACCTCCATCCCGAACCGGCCATTGCCATCTCCGGCCTGACCAAAACCTATCGCACCGGCTTTTGGCTAAACAAGGTGGTCAGCCCCCTGAAGGATTTTTCTCTAACGGTAGCCCGCGGCGAAACTTTTGGGCTGTTGGGGCCGAATGGGGCCGGCAAAACCACCACGATCAAATGCCTGCTAGGGATTGTGGAGCCCACCAGCGGCAGGGGCACGCTCCTGGGCAAGCCTCTGGGGGATCGCTCCATTAAGCAGCGGGTGGGATATCTGCCGGAGAACCCCTATTTTTACGATTACCTGACGGCATGGGAGTTTCTCTATTTTGCCGGCAAGGTCTTTCGCCTGTCCGATAGCCTCCTCAAGGAGCGGATCCCGCAACTGCTGGAGCTGGTGGGGCTTTCTATCGATACGGCCCGCAAAAAGCAACTGCGCACCTACTCCAAGGGCATGCTGCAGCGCACCGGCATGGCCCAAGCCCTGATCAACGACCCGGAGCTGGTGTTCCTAGACGAGCCGATGTCGGGGCTGGATCCCATGGGCCGCTACCAGATGCGCGAGATCATCTTGTCCCTCAAGCAACAGGGCAAAACGGTGTTCTTCAACAGCCACATCTTGGGAGATGTGGAGGTGATCTGCAACCGCGTCGGCCTCATGGTCGGCGGCAAATTGGTGCAGCAGGGGACGTTGGACGAGCTGCTGGGCCAAAGCAAAAGCTACCACGTGCAAGGGCACGGCGGCGCCATCGACCAGTTCCGCGACCGCCTCGAGCACTTCTCCATCCAGGGATCCCACTGGTCGGGGGAATGGGGCGGATCCCTGCCGGAGCTGCTAACGCTTCTAAGCCAGGCGGGGGCGGTGGTGACCGATTTGCATCTGCAGCGGCAATCTTTGGAAGAATTCTTCGTCGACCAGGTGCGGGCTATTGAAGGGGATCGGCCCGTCTCTGCCTAA
- a CDS encoding glycosyltransferase family 4 protein: MRIALFTETFLPKVDGIVTRLCHTVRHLTARGNSVLIVAPQGAPRRFARARVYGIPGFPLPLYPELKLAAPGPAIGKLLNRFRPDVIHVVNPAVLGLGGLYYSQTMGIPLVASYHTHLPKYLKHYGLGFLEGVLWSLLKLGHNLARLNLCTSTAMMQELSAHGIERVHLWQRGVDTELFHPQAASPEMRARLTAGQPERPLLLYVGRLSAEKEVGRIRVLLEQIPQARLAIVGDGPERGSLEQHFAGYDVVFTGYLQGQDLAAAFASADLFVFPSRTETLGLVLLEAMAAGCPVIAPRCGGITDVVDSGRNGFLFEPDSDSDFVRATRQLLDSAGQRQLFRQQARQEAERWSWSAATQQLEEYYRAVIAESGSRLRK, translated from the coding sequence ATGCGCATAGCCCTGTTTACGGAGACGTTTCTGCCCAAGGTGGATGGCATCGTCACGCGGCTTTGCCACACAGTGCGCCATCTAACGGCTCGCGGCAACTCGGTGCTTATCGTCGCGCCTCAGGGAGCCCCCAGGCGGTTTGCGCGGGCACGGGTCTACGGGATCCCGGGCTTCCCCTTGCCTTTGTACCCGGAGTTGAAGCTGGCTGCCCCTGGCCCGGCCATCGGCAAGCTGCTCAACCGTTTTCGACCGGATGTGATCCACGTGGTCAACCCGGCAGTTTTGGGGTTGGGGGGCCTCTACTACAGCCAGACGATGGGGATCCCGCTGGTGGCCTCCTACCACACCCATTTGCCAAAGTACCTCAAGCACTACGGGCTGGGTTTCCTAGAGGGGGTGTTGTGGAGCCTCCTCAAGCTGGGACACAATTTGGCGCGGCTCAACCTCTGCACCTCGACGGCCATGATGCAGGAGTTGAGCGCCCACGGCATCGAGCGGGTACACCTGTGGCAGCGGGGGGTGGATACGGAGCTGTTTCACCCGCAGGCTGCTAGCCCAGAGATGCGGGCCCGCCTCACGGCAGGGCAGCCGGAGCGACCCCTGTTGCTCTACGTGGGGCGGCTCTCAGCAGAAAAAGAGGTGGGGCGGATCCGGGTGTTGCTGGAGCAGATCCCGCAAGCGCGGCTGGCCATTGTGGGCGACGGGCCGGAGCGGGGATCCCTGGAGCAACATTTTGCCGGCTACGATGTGGTGTTTACGGGCTACTTGCAGGGGCAAGACCTGGCAGCGGCCTTTGCTTCCGCGGATCTGTTCGTGTTCCCCTCCCGTACCGAGACGCTGGGGCTGGTCTTGTTGGAGGCCATGGCTGCCGGCTGTCCGGTGATCGCCCCCCGCTGCGGCGGCATTACCGATGTGGTGGACAGCGGCCGCAACGGCTTTCTCTTCGAGCCGGACTCCGACAGCGACTTTGTTCGGGCCACGCGGCAGCTGTTGGACAGCGCCGGGCAGCGGCAGCTCTTCCGGCAGCAGGCCCGCCAAGAGGCTGAGCGCTGGAGTTGGTCGGCAGCCACGCAGCAGTTGGAGGAGTACTACCGCGCCGTCATCGCCGAGTCGGGATCCAGGCTGCGGAAATGA
- a CDS encoding M50 family metallopeptidase, with protein sequence MTQFELPPSPSARPGRHSVVWLVAAAGLTVLLWQFPWGNYLLYPFTLLATWFHEMGHGLMALLLGGEFHRLEIYPDGSGLAIHSGQLFLGRVGRALVAAAGPMGPPLAGALFILTSRRRGTARLGLVFLGSLLLLSTLLWVRSPFGLLFLPAMGLGILAVARWASPWLRGFALQFLGVQACVSTYHQLDYLFVESAVINGRLVLSDSSQIAQNLFLPYWFWGGVMAVFSLVLLITSLQLAFRD encoded by the coding sequence ATGACTCAGTTTGAGCTGCCTCCTTCCCCTTCCGCAAGGCCTGGCCGGCACAGCGTGGTTTGGCTGGTGGCTGCTGCCGGGCTGACGGTCTTGCTCTGGCAGTTTCCCTGGGGCAATTACCTCCTCTACCCCTTTACCCTGTTAGCCACCTGGTTTCACGAGATGGGCCATGGCCTGATGGCGCTGCTGTTGGGGGGAGAGTTTCATCGTCTCGAGATCTATCCCGACGGCTCGGGGCTGGCCATCCACAGTGGCCAGCTATTTTTGGGGCGGGTGGGGCGGGCCTTGGTAGCCGCTGCCGGGCCGATGGGGCCGCCGCTAGCCGGGGCCCTGTTCATCCTCACCTCCCGCCGCCGCGGCACAGCTCGGCTGGGGCTGGTGTTTTTGGGATCCCTGTTGTTGCTCTCGACGCTGCTCTGGGTGCGCTCTCCCTTTGGCCTGTTGTTCCTCCCGGCCATGGGTTTGGGCATCCTGGCAGTAGCTCGCTGGGCTTCTCCTTGGCTGCGGGGCTTTGCCTTGCAGTTTTTGGGGGTGCAAGCCTGTGTGAGCACCTACCACCAACTCGACTACCTGTTTGTGGAGTCTGCGGTGATTAACGGGCGGCTGGTCCTCTCGGATTCCAGCCAGATTGCCCAAAACCTGTTTTTGCCCTACTGGTTTTGGGGAGGGGTGATGGCGGTGTTCTCTTTGGTCTTGCTGATCACCAGCTTGCAACTGGCCTTTCGCGACTAG
- a CDS encoding class I SAM-dependent methyltransferase: MATFLRDWSYRFPWLYRSISRAAALAVGGRERLRRLPLQGIQIHPQERVLDLCCGPAEVTPILAELSQNVVGLDASPKALAAARQRLPHVEFVEAFAQDLPFPTDSFDWVHTSLALHELPLPDLEQVLREGWRVLKPGGGLLILDLHAPRQPLLWPGLVLFLALFETETAWHFLKLDLPQYLQQQGWQAVRQTLHAGGALQVVQAQKPVA; the protein is encoded by the coding sequence ATGGCCACCTTCCTGCGCGACTGGAGCTACCGCTTTCCCTGGCTTTACCGCAGCATCAGCCGCGCGGCGGCCCTGGCGGTGGGGGGCCGCGAGCGATTGCGGCGATTGCCCCTACAAGGGATCCAGATTCATCCCCAGGAGCGGGTGTTGGATCTCTGCTGTGGCCCCGCTGAGGTAACCCCGATCTTGGCCGAGCTGAGCCAAAACGTCGTTGGGCTGGATGCTTCCCCCAAGGCCCTGGCGGCAGCCCGCCAGCGCCTCCCCCACGTCGAATTTGTGGAAGCCTTTGCCCAGGATCTGCCCTTCCCCACCGACAGCTTTGATTGGGTACACACCAGCCTGGCCCTGCACGAGCTGCCCCTCCCCGATCTGGAACAGGTGCTGCGCGAAGGGTGGCGGGTGCTCAAACCGGGGGGAGGGCTTTTAATTCTCGATTTGCACGCGCCCCGGCAGCCCCTACTTTGGCCTGGACTGGTTTTGTTTCTAGCCCTGTTTGAGACCGAGACTGCTTGGCACTTCCTCAAGCTGGACTTGCCCCAGTACCTGCAGCAGCAGGGCTGGCAAGCCGTCCGGCAGACCCTGCACGCTGGAGGAGCCCTGCAGGTCGTCCAGGCGCAAAAGCCTGTTGCTTGA
- a CDS encoding thiazole synthase yields MSTLLPVSPSTRADEDPLVLYGQALPSRLLLGTARYPSPAILEQAVARAQPCLLTVSLRRQGALGPEASQGFWALLQKLGIPVLPNTAGCHSVQEVVTTAEMAREVFGTDWIKLELIGDDYTLQPDPVQLPAAAAELVRRGFKVLPYSTDDLVLCQRLLDAGCEVVMPWAAPIGTGKGPLNPYNLRLLRERIEAPLIVDAGLGLPSHACQVMEWGFDGVLLNTAVALARDPVAMAEAFAEAVRSGRRAYLAGAMTPQEAAQPSTPVLGTPFWHQG; encoded by the coding sequence ATGTCCACTCTTCTTCCTGTCTCCCCTTCAACTCGGGCCGATGAGGATCCCTTGGTGCTCTACGGCCAAGCGCTGCCCAGCCGCCTGCTGCTGGGGACAGCCCGCTATCCTTCGCCGGCTATTTTGGAGCAGGCGGTGGCGCGGGCCCAGCCCTGTTTGTTGACCGTTTCCCTGCGGCGCCAGGGGGCGCTGGGGCCGGAAGCTTCCCAGGGGTTCTGGGCCTTGCTGCAGAAGCTAGGGATCCCGGTTCTGCCCAACACCGCCGGCTGCCACAGCGTGCAGGAGGTAGTCACGACGGCGGAGATGGCGCGGGAGGTGTTCGGCACCGACTGGATCAAGCTAGAGCTGATTGGCGATGACTACACCTTGCAACCGGATCCAGTGCAACTGCCCGCTGCCGCCGCCGAGCTGGTTCGGCGGGGGTTTAAGGTCTTGCCCTACAGCACCGACGACCTGGTGCTGTGCCAGCGGCTCTTGGATGCCGGCTGTGAGGTGGTCATGCCCTGGGCCGCCCCCATCGGCACTGGCAAAGGCCCCCTCAACCCCTACAACTTGCGCCTGCTGCGGGAGCGGATCGAGGCGCCGCTAATTGTGGATGCTGGACTGGGCTTGCCCTCCCACGCCTGCCAGGTGATGGAGTGGGGCTTCGATGGGGTGCTGTTGAATACAGCGGTGGCCCTGGCCCGGGATCCGGTGGCGATGGCCGAGGCCTTTGCGGAAGCGGTGCGCTCAGGCCGCCGGGCCTACTTGGCCGGCGCGATGACGCCTCAAGAAGCAGCTCAGCCCAGCACGCCAGTTCTCGGCACCCCCTTCTGGCACCAGGGTTAA
- the thiS gene encoding sulfur carrier protein ThiS, translating to MRVLINQKPYDLPEGTTLAEAIAQVGASGPFAVAVNLEFVPRDRYEQTRLQEGDRVEIVVPVAGG from the coding sequence ATGCGTGTCTTGATCAACCAAAAGCCTTACGATCTGCCGGAGGGCACCACGTTGGCCGAGGCGATAGCCCAGGTGGGGGCCAGCGGCCCTTTTGCGGTGGCGGTTAACTTGGAGTTTGTGCCACGCGACCGCTACGAGCAAACCCGTTTGCAAGAAGGCGACCGGGTGGAGATCGTCGTGCCGGTTGCCGGCGGCTAG
- a CDS encoding FAD-dependent oxidoreductase encodes MSLSNPSSLAAPPLASWRVQPDPVLILGAGLMGRLLAATLVEVGHSVRIVEAASPTAPESSAAHLAAAMLAPLAESAVAEASVVAQGYYALSRWPALLASLPEPVFFQQEGTVILWHRQDAGEAKRFSALLAAVGERLPHLPKPQQLDAQALAELEPSLAGRFGQGLYLPQEGQLDNRQLLAALLAKLRQHGVEVEWGRPWDLEQARAWQEQTGGWVLDCRGLGSRKEWGGQAPLRGVRGEVVRLYAPEVSLRRPTRLLHPRYPIYIAPKPGHLFVVGATEIESEDRSPVSVRSALELLSAAYAVHPAFAEARILELGSQCRPTLADHLPAVVERSPRLLQINGLYRHGFLISPAIHDAVLEYLHHGSCRLAQQLGIPFQVQAAPLAGESLSPCVS; translated from the coding sequence ATGAGCCTGTCAAACCCATCTTCTCTGGCCGCCCCCCCGCTCGCTTCTTGGAGAGTGCAGCCGGATCCCGTCCTCATCCTTGGAGCCGGTCTAATGGGGCGCCTGTTGGCTGCCACCCTGGTCGAGGTCGGGCATTCTGTGCGCATTGTGGAGGCAGCTTCTCCCACTGCCCCTGAGAGCAGCGCGGCCCATCTGGCTGCTGCTATGCTGGCTCCTCTGGCGGAGTCTGCCGTCGCCGAGGCCAGCGTAGTAGCGCAGGGGTACTATGCCCTCTCCCGCTGGCCCGCCCTTCTGGCCAGCCTGCCAGAGCCGGTTTTCTTTCAGCAGGAGGGCACTGTGATCCTTTGGCACCGCCAAGATGCCGGGGAAGCCAAGCGTTTCTCGGCCCTACTGGCTGCTGTAGGGGAACGCCTTCCCCATCTCCCCAAGCCTCAGCAACTAGATGCCCAGGCGCTGGCCGAGCTGGAGCCCTCGCTGGCCGGGCGATTTGGGCAGGGCCTGTATCTTCCCCAGGAGGGCCAACTGGACAACCGCCAACTGCTGGCTGCTTTGCTGGCCAAATTGCGCCAGCACGGGGTGGAGGTGGAGTGGGGCCGCCCCTGGGATCTGGAGCAGGCGCGAGCTTGGCAGGAGCAAACCGGCGGGTGGGTTTTGGACTGCCGCGGCCTGGGATCCCGAAAAGAATGGGGCGGACAGGCACCGCTGCGGGGAGTTAGGGGCGAAGTGGTACGTCTGTATGCCCCGGAAGTATCTTTGCGGCGCCCGACCCGGCTGTTGCACCCCCGCTACCCGATCTACATCGCTCCCAAGCCGGGGCACCTGTTTGTGGTGGGAGCTACCGAAATCGAATCTGAAGATCGCTCGCCGGTGAGTGTCCGCTCGGCTCTGGAGCTGCTCAGCGCCGCCTACGCCGTGCATCCTGCCTTTGCCGAAGCGCGTATCCTGGAGTTAGGCAGCCAATGTCGCCCCACCTTGGCAGATCATCTCCCCGCAGTGGTGGAGCGCTCCCCGCGGCTGTTGCAGATCAACGGCCTCTACCGCCATGGTTTCCTCATCTCCCCCGCCATTCACGATGCCGTTTTGGAGTACCTCCACCACGGCAGTTGCCGCTTGGCGCAGCAGCTTGGGATCCCCTTTCAGGTGCAGGCTGCCCCTCTTGCCGGTGAATCCCTATCGCCATGCGTGTCTTGA
- a CDS encoding bifunctional metallophosphatase/5'-nucleotidase — protein sequence MKPACRARGAAPAEGGLPAWLNALAKFLRVGLCCLLLSLASACGTTDSSSVPPAGGGAGFIASDPNVRLSSQPPAFTLQILHASDLEASIAAVQDAPRFSAVVNALRPQFPNTVVLSSGDNYIPSPFYNASTDPSLRGRYDRTPGKADIEIINAIGFEAAAFGNHEFDQGTRQIRDLIRPDTSRGYAGARFPYLSANLSFSGTGELTSSDFAADGQEASSIRGKIVKTAVITVGGQRIGLVGATTTRLAAISSPGPEVRVEGKVDDTDQVNAALIQNFVNQLTGQGINKIILLAHLQQLQNEVTLASQLRDVDIIIAGGSHRVIAKPTDRLRPEDVRTGDYPILRSSASGQPVAVVNTGANYRYVGRLVVGFDANGVIARIDPVSGAYATDDQGVAAVRGTPNPDVVRIANEIGNIIRTKDGRTFGSTTQFLNGLRAEVRTEETNLGNLTADANLAYARTVDPTTVISLKNGGGIRAPIGATTGGGGGEPVRRIPPLANPDAGKQAGQVSQLDIETSLAFNNGLSLVTVTAEELKQLMEHGVAQSQPGATPGRFPQIGGFAFSFDPSRPPGSRVVSLRVDTPTGRDVVVRNGQLQGDPRRTFRLVTLGFLADGGDDYPFPRLSNPNRVNLAPSSGNSFDTPGSEQDALARYLRQIGVFTQADTPAAQDTRIQNLSVRQDTVLQGL from the coding sequence ATGAAACCAGCTTGTCGTGCTCGAGGGGCTGCCCCTGCTGAGGGAGGGCTTCCAGCTTGGCTGAACGCTCTGGCCAAGTTCCTGCGGGTTGGGCTGTGCTGCTTGCTGCTGAGCCTGGCCAGCGCCTGCGGTACCACCGACAGTAGCTCAGTTCCTCCAGCCGGCGGCGGGGCAGGGTTTATCGCCTCAGATCCCAACGTTAGGCTCTCCTCTCAGCCGCCCGCTTTTACCCTGCAAATCCTACATGCCAGCGACTTGGAAGCCTCGATCGCTGCCGTACAAGATGCGCCGCGCTTCTCGGCGGTGGTGAACGCTCTGCGCCCCCAATTCCCAAATACGGTGGTGCTCTCCAGCGGCGACAACTACATTCCCAGCCCCTTCTACAACGCCAGCACGGATCCCTCGCTGCGGGGCCGGTATGACCGCACTCCTGGCAAAGCCGACATTGAAATCATCAACGCCATCGGCTTCGAGGCGGCTGCCTTTGGCAACCATGAATTTGACCAAGGCACACGCCAAATTCGCGACTTGATCCGACCCGACACCAGCCGCGGCTACGCGGGCGCCCGCTTTCCCTACTTGAGCGCCAACCTCAGCTTCAGCGGCACTGGCGAATTGACCAGCTCTGACTTTGCTGCCGATGGCCAAGAGGCCAGCTCCATCCGCGGCAAGATCGTCAAGACGGCGGTGATTACGGTGGGAGGGCAGCGGATCGGCCTGGTGGGTGCCACCACTACGCGCCTGGCCGCCATCTCTAGCCCTGGCCCTGAGGTGAGGGTGGAAGGCAAAGTGGACGACACCGACCAGGTGAATGCCGCCCTCATCCAGAACTTCGTCAACCAGCTCACCGGCCAGGGCATTAACAAGATCATCCTCCTGGCCCACCTGCAGCAGCTCCAAAACGAGGTAACCCTAGCCAGCCAACTGCGGGATGTGGACATCATCATCGCCGGCGGCTCCCACCGGGTGATCGCCAAGCCCACCGACCGCCTGCGCCCTGAAGATGTGCGCACAGGTGACTACCCCATCCTGCGCTCCTCGGCCAGCGGCCAACCCGTGGCAGTGGTGAACACCGGCGCCAACTACCGCTACGTGGGCCGCTTGGTGGTCGGTTTCGACGCCAACGGGGTGATTGCCCGTATCGATCCGGTGAGCGGCGCCTATGCCACCGACGACCAAGGGGTAGCAGCCGTGCGCGGCACCCCCAACCCCGACGTGGTGCGGATCGCCAACGAGATCGGCAACATCATCCGCACCAAGGATGGCCGCACCTTTGGCTCTACCACCCAATTCCTCAACGGCCTGCGGGCCGAGGTGCGCACCGAGGAAACCAACCTGGGCAACCTTACGGCGGATGCCAATTTGGCCTATGCCAGAACGGTTGACCCCACCACGGTCATCTCCCTCAAAAACGGCGGCGGCATTCGCGCTCCCATTGGGGCTACCACCGGCGGTGGCGGCGGCGAGCCGGTGCGGCGGATCCCTCCGCTGGCCAACCCCGATGCCGGCAAGCAGGCGGGCCAAGTTTCGCAACTGGATATCGAAACTTCCCTTGCCTTTAACAACGGCCTGTCGCTGGTGACGGTTACCGCTGAGGAGCTGAAGCAACTGATGGAACATGGGGTGGCGCAAAGCCAGCCGGGGGCCACGCCGGGCCGTTTCCCGCAGATCGGCGGCTTTGCCTTCAGCTTCGATCCCTCGCGGCCACCGGGATCCCGCGTGGTCTCCTTGCGGGTGGACACGCCCACCGGCCGGGATGTGGTGGTGCGCAACGGCCAGTTGCAAGGGGATCCCCGCCGTACCTTCCGCCTGGTGACGTTGGGCTTTTTGGCCGACGGCGGGGATGACTATCCCTTTCCGCGCCTGTCTAACCCCAACCGGGTGAACTTGGCTCCCAGCTCCGGCAACAGCTTCGATACCCCCGGCAGCGAGCAGGATGCCCTGGCCCGCTACTTGCGGCAGATCGGCGTGTTTACCCAAGCCGACACTCCGGCTGCCCAAGATACCCGCATCCAGAACCTGTCGGTGCGCCAAGATACGGTGCTGCAGGGCTTGTAG
- a CDS encoding MGMT family protein, whose product MAQSVSLYQRFYEVVRRIPPGRVATYGQVARLAGCPGYARQVGYALFRLQGQETDIPWHRVINAQGRISYSPFRLGYDDLQKVLLQAEGIPFDAEGRVDLQQFGWDPREA is encoded by the coding sequence GTGGCCCAGTCTGTCAGCCTCTACCAGCGCTTCTATGAGGTCGTGCGGCGGATCCCGCCGGGGCGTGTAGCTACCTATGGGCAGGTGGCGCGGCTTGCCGGCTGTCCTGGCTATGCCCGACAGGTGGGCTATGCCCTGTTTCGCCTGCAAGGTCAAGAGACCGACATCCCCTGGCATCGGGTAATCAACGCCCAAGGGCGCATTTCCTACTCCCCCTTTCGCCTTGGCTACGACGACTTGCAAAAAGTCCTACTCCAAGCTGAAGGGATCCCCTTTGACGCCGAAGGTCGGGTGGATCTGCAGCAGTTTGGCTGGGATCCCCGGGAAGCTTAA
- a CDS encoding HupE/UreJ family protein → MSWQWQRPLSLPAQVGRGWAVGLGAGIAWLASGPAFAHHALGGRLPATGWEGFLSGLAHPVIGPDHLAFVVAIGLIAARQPWRYGIPLGFVLAGLVGTGIHLAGWDPLGLTELAIASSVVLFGLLLVQPRQIPSWLLLIGGSLAGLFHGYAYAEAIIGAEPMPWLGYLLGLSLVQYGVALFALWAAETWGSRIPGLLRWAGWAIAVVGSGFLALAVVGS, encoded by the coding sequence ATGTCTTGGCAGTGGCAGCGACCTTTGTCCTTGCCTGCTCAGGTGGGCCGCGGCTGGGCCGTTGGACTGGGGGCGGGGATCGCCTGGCTGGCCTCTGGGCCGGCTTTTGCCCACCACGCCTTGGGCGGGAGATTGCCCGCCACGGGGTGGGAGGGGTTTTTGTCGGGCCTGGCCCATCCGGTGATCGGCCCAGATCACCTGGCCTTTGTGGTGGCCATTGGCTTAATTGCGGCAAGGCAACCCTGGCGCTACGGGATCCCGCTGGGCTTTGTGCTAGCGGGTTTGGTGGGCACTGGGATCCACCTGGCCGGCTGGGATCCCCTGGGACTGACGGAGCTGGCCATTGCCTCTTCCGTGGTTCTCTTCGGCTTGCTGCTGGTGCAACCGCGGCAGATCCCAAGTTGGCTCTTGCTAATAGGGGGATCCCTGGCGGGGCTATTCCATGGCTATGCCTATGCCGAGGCGATCATCGGCGCCGAACCCATGCCTTGGCTGGGCTATTTGCTGGGCTTGAGCTTGGTTCAGTACGGAGTGGCACTTTTTGCCCTCTGGGCGGCTGAAACCTGGGGGTCGCGGATCCCGGGCTTGCTGCGCTGGGCCGGCTGGGCCATCGCGGTGGTGGGGAGTGGCTTCCTAGCCTTGGCCGTGGTGGGATCCTAG
- the ndk gene encoding nucleoside-diphosphate kinase — protein MERTFIAIKPDGVQRGLVGSIIQRLESRGYQLVGLKLVQVSQELAEAHYAEHRERPFFPGLVKFITSGPVVAMVWQGKGVIAAARKLIGKTNPLDAEPGTIRGDFGIDIGRNLVHGSDGPETAQREIALWFQESELVNWTPATQSWIYE, from the coding sequence ATGGAGCGCACCTTTATCGCCATTAAGCCAGACGGCGTGCAGCGGGGGCTGGTGGGCAGCATCATCCAGCGCCTGGAAAGCCGAGGCTACCAGTTGGTGGGCCTGAAACTGGTGCAGGTGAGCCAAGAGCTGGCGGAAGCCCACTATGCCGAGCACAGGGAGCGCCCCTTCTTCCCCGGATTGGTGAAGTTCATCACCTCGGGGCCGGTGGTGGCCATGGTCTGGCAGGGCAAAGGGGTGATTGCCGCCGCCCGCAAGCTCATCGGCAAGACCAACCCTTTGGACGCCGAGCCGGGCACCATCCGCGGCGATTTCGGCATCGACATAGGCCGCAACCTCGTCCACGGCTCCGATGGCCCTGAGACCGCCCAACGGGAGATCGCCCTTTGGTTTCAGGAATCTGAGCTGGTAAATTGGACGCCCGCCACCCAAAGCTGGATTTATGAGTAG